In Terriglobales bacterium, the sequence ACGCTGCAGATGCCCATCATGGACAACAATCCGCAGCCTCAGGAAGAGGGATCGCCGACCGCGCCCAATCCCGGAGGTGGATTCACATTACTGGCCAGCGAGCGGCACTCGGCGCTTGGATGGGCCACAACGATAGCGGTCGTTTTCGTTTTCGGTGTCTCTGTAATCTGGCGTGGCCGCAAGACACAACGAAAACGCTAGCGGCCCGTTAATCTTAACCCTGCCCGGCCGGCCTCGGCCGGGCTTTTCTTGTTGGTCGGGGGGAGGATATCAAGGCGCGCCAAAAGCTTTCAGGGTAAGCTTTGCACGATCTCATGTTGGTTCAGGATTGCTCAGGAGCTCTAGACAGACCTAGACAGACCAGGAAAAGAAAGACCCTCTACGTGGCGGTTGCCGCCGTGGTGGTTGTCCTGCCACTGGCGCTGTTGCTGCGCACATTTTCGGCCTCACCTCTGCCGAAGCCAGCTCCCTATGCTGGCCCTCTGCCTTCAGCTACACCGCCGAAGGAGGTTGCCGTCTTCGCCTTGGTAACTGGCGTGAACCATCGCGTTGCCGCCTTTGGCTATCGCGCTGGCTCGTTGTTCGAGCGCCGCGACTTTTCCATGGCCGGAGTCTTGGTAAAGCACTCGCAGGGCGACTTGCTCATCGATACCGGGTTCGGCCGCAACATCGACCAGCAGTTCCGATCCCTGCCCCCGATCTTCCGTGCGATTACGTTTTATAGTCTGTGGCAGCCCGCCGCCGACCAGCTAAGGGCTGCCGGTTACGACCTGAAATCACTTCGCGCCATTCTTCTGACCCATTCCCATTGGGACCACGTCAGCGGCCTGCCAGATTTTCCGGGGGTGCCTGTGTGGGTCACGCCGCAGGAACACGAGTTCATCAGGAAAAGTGGGGACATGGATTTTTGCCGTCTTTTCACCGGCATACGCTATGAGGAGTACGGATTCGAAGGCGGGCCGTACCTGGGATTTCCTGCGAGCCACGACGTCTATGGCGATGGCTCGATCGTGGTTGTGCCCGCGCCAGGTCACACTCCGGGCAGTGTAATCATTTTCGTGACACTGCAGAACGGAAGGCGGTACGCATTTGTTGGCGATCTGGTATACCAGCTCGAGGGAATCACGTTGCGCGAGGAGCGGCCCTGGCTCGTCCGCAGACAAGCCGATTCGGATGCCGAAGGCAACCGCGAAAACCTGCTGCGCATGATCGCGCTCAAAGAACGCCTGCCCGACCTGATCATCGTACCGGCACACGACATGCGTGGATTCGCGGAACTGTTAAATCTGTCTCCGGCAAGCAGCGGGAGTGCTCGTTAGTAGGTCAGGACGCAGATTTAGAAGAGTGAATTAAGTTCCTGTCAGAAAATCGACTAAGACGCTTGGCGAATATCTTGCCACGCGCCGATCGGCGCTCGCCCCACCGGCTTTAGCACCTCGAACTTTTGATCGGCAGTGACCGCGTCACTGCTCGATACAGAATCCACTGTGATGTGAAAGGATTTGACCTCTCCACCCAACTCGGTCAGGCGGCTGATCAATTTGGTGCAGTCATTCAATCCGCTTGCCGGAATTCCACGCACATCGGCGGTAAAGCTTACTTTGAACTTGGCTGCTTTGGTGGGCGCCTCGGTGAGGGTGAGCTGCCACATTCGTGAGACCGCGATCACCGAGCGGCTGGCGCAAACACCGCAGGCATCATGCGGACTGTTGGTGATCAAATCGCAGTTCACGCAATAGACAGCGTTGACCAGAGGAATTGCGCTCAGAAGCCTGCTAGCCCGAAGCTGTTCGTCAAGCGAGCGCAATCTAGGAGTATTGGGCGCTGGTTTTACCAGCAGCCATCCAAACAACAGAATCGCGCCGACTAGCAAGCCCCAAGGGGCCATGCCAACACAAATCACCACAACCAGGACAAAACCCAGGAGACGCAGCATAATCCACCAATTTCGTGCAGACCAATTGTGGCTGCATAGCCCTACTTTAGCAGCAGGTCGCTTGCCGTCCAATCGCTGAGGTGAAGATTTATGAAAAACTACCCGAAAATTTTCGCTGAACTCAGTCGATGTTAGTAATCGACTTTAGTAATAGGTGAGTTTGCGACGATGCATCGTGCCGGGTCCCCAGGCTGCGTCTGGACGAGAGCGGGAGACAATGGTCTGCTCGGTCCAATTGCCATGGTCGTCGTACTGATAGGTGTACTGTGTTTCGTGGGTGTCAGGTGGCTCGGCGGGTTGAGGGTGCCCGGCCGGAATCATGGCTCCGGCTTCAGTGAGATTGTATTCGATCCCAAATTCTGGGTTCCTGACCGTGGTGGTACGCTCCGAGGCCTTGTCACCGTGATCGTTATAGGTTGTGACGGTTACTTCCTCGCCGAACGCCCCGCCAGTTCTGCGCCGTTCCGTCACGCGGCCATTGGAATCGTAAGAATAAGAGATAGCACTGTTTAGCATGCCGCCAGCTATAAACGCGCCGACCGACTTGGCCTGTTCTGGATTGAGTTTTGACCGCATCTCTTCAGGAATCATCGACTCAGGGGCATCCGCGACCTGTTCCTCCGAGAGGATTTGACCTTTTGCATCGAACTTCCGCACAATGTGGCCCACGAGGTTTCCGTTTGCATCGCGCGACTGCGCACCGGTGGCTACCCCCTCCTCGTTGTACGACGTGGTGAGAGTGCCACCAGGAGACGGAGCGAAGCCCATGTCGGTGCCTTCCCACTGTGGCGCGTAAGCAGTGCCCGGAGCTAGAGGCCTCGAATCATAGCTTTCAACGGCAGACTTGCGGCCCTTGTCGTCGTACTGGTAGCGAATCTGGGTGTTGTCACCCGATTTCACTCCAACCAGCCTTCGTTCTTTGTCGTACGAGTACGTCATATCAGAACTGGGGGCGGCGCCCGCCTTGCCGGAAACAGTTTTGAGGAGACATCCATCTGAGTCGTAGGTACGGCTTGTTACCCATTCCGAGCCATCCGGGTTGCCGTAACGCACTTCGAGAGTCCTGCCGTCGGGGGCGTACTCCGTCGTAGTGGTTGTGACGAACTGCTGACCACCAGCACCCGAGAAAGTGTTCTCAACCAGCACTTTCTTAAGTGGCCCTCGGAGCCCGGCTTTATCGCGATCCGACACGGGAGCACCTATTTGGGATGATTGTTGTGGGAAAGCAAAGCACGCAGGCGAAAGCTGCAGCAACAGGATGATGGCGCAAGCGAGCCGGACGTGCATTTTTCTGAAACTCGCGGGAATCAGGCTAAATTGTACCCTCCCATCTGCGGGGTGATAGCTCGCCTATTCAGTGATTACTCCCCCGCGCGAAACACTTGGGCGTTCCGACCTCGATGTAGTGCCTGTGAGACGCACTCTTGACCTCTGCTTGCTGCACTGAACCTTCTTTGAATGGTTCAATTGGGCAGATGAGAAAATCGGCGAAAAGACAGACCATTGAAGCAGGGCTGGCGTACTTTGGTTTGTCGGTGTCTTTCACTCCATTACCAAGCCACTCCTCGACCCGTGGCCGGGACGAGTCATCGGGCGCGTACTCGTGGTGCGTTCCCGATACGCCAAATGCGAAGTTGACCGTCGCCGCCGTACAGATGCGCGCGACCGTGAATAACGATGCAGGATCCCGATGCATCAATCGGAAGAAGAGCAATAACACTGAGACAGAGGAGCACGACTATTCGCATATTGGGCTAGCGAACCTCCAAGCCGTTTAAAGATGGATGTGTAGCAGCAACTCTACCCTGAAACGGCAGGACTCACCATCAACAGTCGAAACCCCTTGACATCTGCAATGGTGTTATAGTTAAGTATAACAGTATAGTACGCGAGCGCTTCACGCCCAAGAACCGATCAAAAATGAGGAGAGGAAACATGAAATCGCCTGCTGTTGTGCTTAGTTTCGTGCTGTCTGTTGTTCTGGTCTCGTTCTCAACCGCGGCTTTCGCTCAAGCAGAAATGCACAAGTCTCCCGAGAAGCCCGCGCCAACCGAGGCCCAAAAGTCTTTCGACGCCATCAAAACCCTGACAGGCGTCTGGCAAGGCGCGGTGACCACCGATCCACCCATCGAAGCCATGGGGAACGGAGCTCATACAGAGGTCTCGATGCGCCTGACTTCCCGGGGAAACGCGCTGGTGCATGAAATGTTTGAGGCGGGAAAGCCGGACGATCCGACGCGTTATGACCATCCGGTCACCATGTTTTATCTCGACGGTGACCGCCTGTTCCTTACGCACTATTGCGATGCCGGCAACCGGCCGCGCATGGTTGCCCGCACCTCGCCGGACGGGAAGAAAGTGGAATTCGATTTTGTCGACCTTTCAGGCGGCAATCAGTTCGGCCACATGTACCATGCGGTGTTCACCATCATCGATTCGAACCACCATATCGAGGACTGGACCTATATGATGCCCGGGGACAAGCCGATGCATGCGCGCATGGATCTGAAGAGAGAGAGTGCGCGGGCAAGTATCCTTGGTCAGTGAGGTGGGCTGGGAATCCTGATGGACAGCGAGTGGAACGACGCTCAGCCGATCTACCGTCAGCTGCGCGACCGGGTTGTCGCCATGATACTGGAGGGAGTGCTCAAGGAAGGCGATCCGCTGCCATCGGTGCGCACGGTGGCGGCGGATTATCGCG encodes:
- a CDS encoding MBL fold metallo-hydrolase; amino-acid sequence: MAVAAVVVVLPLALLLRTFSASPLPKPAPYAGPLPSATPPKEVAVFALVTGVNHRVAAFGYRAGSLFERRDFSMAGVLVKHSQGDLLIDTGFGRNIDQQFRSLPPIFRAITFYSLWQPAADQLRAAGYDLKSLRAILLTHSHWDHVSGLPDFPGVPVWVTPQEHEFIRKSGDMDFCRLFTGIRYEEYGFEGGPYLGFPASHDVYGDGSIVVVPAPGHTPGSVIIFVTLQNGRRYAFVGDLVYQLEGITLREERPWLVRRQADSDAEGNRENLLRMIALKERLPDLIIVPAHDMRGFAELLNLSPASSGSAR